The Aliidongia dinghuensis genome segment ATGTGTTCCGCGTAGGCGTAGACGGCGCGCGCCAGTGCCTCCTGCTGCTGCCCCTGTTTCTGATGCGCCATATTGAAAATATTTTTCAATTCAGGATGTGTTCCCAGCATGCGCTCGTAAAAACGATGGACAATAGTGTTTCCATGCTCGGCCAGCACGGGCGCGGTGGCCTTTACAATGTCTTTCGTCTTCTGCGTCAGCATGACCCGCATCCTTGGAATGGTGAGACAGCCGGAGTTTCAAGCGGCGATCAGGAATCGATTTGCACGGTGGCGGTCATCCCTGCCGCGAGCACGGCGTCGGTCGGCACTGAGTCGATATGAATGCGCACTGTCACGCGCTGGGCGCTCGCGGCGGCTCAGGGATCAGGCGCGAACTGCGTTGGCCGGTGAAATACGACCAAAGCCACTGGCGCTGGACGCGCAGGCGGTTCTGTAGCTGCGGCAGGGCGAGGATGTGAACGAACGCCCACACCAGCCACGTCAGGAACCCGCTTGTGCGCAGCCAGCCCCGCTCCAGCACAGCGTAATTCTTGCCGACGACCGCCATGTTGCCCTTGTCGAAATAGCGGAACGGACGTTCGACTTTTCGCCCTTTCAGCTCCTTCGCGATCAGCCGCCCGACGAAGCGTCCTTGCTGAATCGCCGCCTGCGCCACGCCGGGCACCGGGTGTTCGTCTTGCATGACCGACGCCGCATCGCCCACGACGAACACGCCGGGCGCGTCCACGACCTTCAGGAACGGATCAACGAGCGCGCGCCCTGCCCGGTCGGTCTTGGTGCCGAGCATCTTTGGAATAGGCGATGCCGCAACCCCAGCGGTCCACAGCACAGTGGCGCTGGGGATCCGGTTTCCGCCGGCGACCACGCCCTCTGCGTCGACGGTCTCGACCTTCACTCCGGTCAAGACCTTCACCCCGAGCTTCGTGAGCCGTCGGGTCGCCCTGCGGGACAGCGGCTCAGCAAAGGTCGGCAGAACCCGCGTGCCCGCGTCGAGCAAAATGATGCTGGCCTGTGCCGGATCGATGTGGCGGAAATTTCCGCGCAGCGTGACCCTTACCATTTGCGCCAGGGACGCGGCGAGTTCCACGCCAGAAGGACCTGCGCCGACCAGCACGAACGTCATCTGCCGCGCGCGTTCGCCATCGTCCTCGGTGGTTGCGGCCGCTTCGAACGCGCCCAGGATTTTGGCTCGGATCGTCTCGGCGTCGCTGAGGCTCTTGAGTCCCGGGGCAAATTGGGCGAACTCGTCGTGCCCGAAGTAGCTCGGGCGCATGCCGGTCGCGACCACGAGATAATCGAACGCGATCTTGCGGACGCCCACGACAGGAGAAGACGCCTCGATCGTGCGGGAAGCAACATCGACGCTGGTGACCTCCGCCAGGAGCACGCTGAGGTTTCGCTGCTTCACCTCGAGCTGACGGATCGGCGCGGCGATCTCCGCAGGCGAGAGGACCGCCGTCGCCACCTGGTAGAGCAGCGGCTGAAAGATGTGGTGGTTGCGGCGATCGATCAGGACGACGTCGACATCGGCGCGCCGCAGCGCCCGTGCCACCGCGATCC includes the following:
- a CDS encoding NAD(P)/FAD-dependent oxidoreductase; amino-acid sequence: MSTMLAELRPDRAVSPSLRKRVVIVGGGFAGIAVARALRRADVDVVLIDRRNHHIFQPLLYQVATAVLSPAEIAAPIRQLEVKQRNLSVLLAEVTSVDVASRTIEASSPVVGVRKIAFDYLVVATGMRPSYFGHDEFAQFAPGLKSLSDAETIRAKILGAFEAAATTEDDGERARQMTFVLVGAGPSGVELAASLAQMVRVTLRGNFRHIDPAQASIILLDAGTRVLPTFAEPLSRRATRRLTKLGVKVLTGVKVETVDAEGVVAGGNRIPSATVLWTAGVAASPIPKMLGTKTDRAGRALVDPFLKVVDAPGVFVVGDAASVMQDEHPVPGVAQAAIQQGRFVGRLIAKELKGRKVERPFRYFDKGNMAVVGKNYAVLERGWLRTSGFLTWLVWAFVHILALPQLQNRLRVQRQWLWSYFTGQRSSRLIPEPPRAPSA